One window from the genome of Halostella litorea encodes:
- a CDS encoding FAD-binding protein produces MHEHDVIVVGGGGAGLRAAIAASEEGADTAIVTKLHPVRSHTGAAEGGINAALREGDSWEMHAYDTMKGSDYLGDAPAIETLAKDAPEEVINLEHWGMPFSREDDGRVSQRPFGGLSFPRTTYAGAETGHHLLHTMYEQAVKHGIQVYDEWFVSELAVTDHEDPSDRQCHGVVAYDVKTGEIEGFKANKGVILATGGPGQVFEHTTNAVANTGDGYAMAYRAGVPLEDMEFVQFHPTTLPSTGVLISEGVRGEGGILYNAEGERFMFEHGYANNEGELASRDVVSRAELTEVNEGRGINDEYVHLDMRHLGEDRILDRLENILHLAEDFEGVDGLVEPMPVKPGQHYEMGGIETDENGETCIEGLYAAGECACVSVHGSNRLGGNALPELIVFGKRAGHHAAGKDMKEAEITTGYSEDAESGKVDTPVEPGAVTTTSDDVAADGGAVADPTGVVEQTVEEERERVERLLEKEEGLQHAAIREDLQDSMTQNVNVFRNEEGLKQALRDIREARERYQDVYVDDPSRTFNTDLIHTIETRNIIDLAEAITLGALARNEFRGAHWRQEYQERRDDEWLKHTLLRWNDGDPELFYKPVILEGENKTYEPKVRSY; encoded by the coding sequence ATGCACGAACACGACGTGATCGTGGTCGGCGGCGGCGGTGCGGGCCTCCGGGCCGCGATCGCAGCGAGCGAGGAAGGAGCGGACACGGCTATCGTCACGAAACTCCACCCGGTGCGAAGCCACACCGGCGCGGCGGAGGGCGGCATCAACGCCGCGCTCCGCGAGGGCGACTCCTGGGAGATGCACGCCTACGACACGATGAAGGGGTCGGACTACCTCGGCGACGCGCCGGCCATCGAGACCCTGGCGAAGGACGCGCCCGAGGAGGTCATCAACCTCGAACACTGGGGGATGCCCTTCTCCCGCGAGGACGACGGCCGCGTCTCCCAGCGGCCGTTCGGCGGCCTCTCGTTCCCGCGGACGACCTACGCCGGGGCCGAGACCGGCCACCACCTGCTGCACACGATGTACGAGCAGGCGGTCAAGCACGGCATCCAGGTGTACGACGAGTGGTTCGTCTCCGAACTCGCCGTGACCGACCACGAAGACCCCTCCGACCGGCAGTGCCACGGCGTCGTCGCCTACGACGTGAAGACCGGCGAAATCGAGGGATTCAAGGCGAACAAGGGGGTCATCCTGGCGACCGGCGGCCCCGGCCAGGTGTTCGAGCACACCACCAACGCGGTGGCGAACACGGGCGACGGCTACGCGATGGCCTACCGCGCCGGCGTCCCGCTGGAGGACATGGAGTTCGTCCAGTTCCACCCGACGACGCTCCCGTCGACGGGCGTCCTCATCAGCGAGGGGGTCCGCGGCGAGGGCGGCATCCTCTACAACGCCGAGGGCGAGCGGTTCATGTTCGAGCACGGCTACGCGAACAACGAGGGCGAACTCGCCTCCCGCGACGTCGTCTCCCGCGCCGAACTCACCGAGGTCAACGAGGGGCGGGGCATCAACGACGAGTACGTCCACCTCGACATGCGCCACCTCGGCGAGGACCGCATCCTCGACCGCCTGGAGAACATCCTCCACCTCGCGGAGGACTTCGAGGGCGTCGACGGCCTCGTCGAGCCGATGCCGGTCAAGCCCGGCCAGCACTACGAGATGGGCGGCATCGAGACCGACGAGAACGGCGAGACGTGCATCGAGGGGCTGTACGCCGCCGGCGAATGTGCCTGCGTCTCGGTCCACGGCTCGAACCGCCTCGGCGGCAACGCCCTGCCAGAACTCATCGTGTTCGGCAAGCGCGCCGGCCACCACGCCGCCGGCAAGGACATGAAGGAGGCGGAGATCACGACGGGCTACAGCGAGGACGCCGAGTCCGGCAAGGTCGACACCCCGGTCGAACCCGGCGCTGTCACGACGACGAGCGACGACGTGGCGGCGGACGGCGGGGCGGTCGCCGACCCGACCGGCGTCGTCGAGCAAACCGTCGAGGAGGAGCGCGAGCGCGTCGAGCGCCTGCTGGAGAAGGAGGAGGGGCTGCAACACGCCGCCATCCGCGAGGACCTGCAGGACTCCATGACGCAGAACGTCAACGTGTTCCGCAACGAGGAGGGCCTGAAACAGGCCCTGCGGGACATCCGCGAGGCCCGCGAGCGCTACCAGGACGTGTACGTCGACGACCCGTCCCGGACGTTCAACACGGACCTGATCCACACCATCGAGACGCGGAACATCATCGACCTCGCCGAGGCCATCACGCTCGGCGCGCTGGCCCGCAACGAGTTCCGCGGCGCGCACTGGCGACAGGAGTACCAGGAGCGCCGCGACGACGAGTGGCTCAAGCACACGCTGCTTCGCTGGAACGACGGGGACCCCGAACTGTTCTACAAGCCCGTCATCCTCGAAGGCGAGAACAAGACGTACGAGCCGAAGGTCCGTAGCTACTGA
- a CDS encoding helix-turn-helix domain-containing protein has protein sequence MATRTREHDDSLPGELDSPCAKLVYLYLSTRGEATVERLRKELDLEKITLFSILDTLASRGLVREECGTYRPA, from the coding sequence ATGGCTACACGCACCCGCGAACACGACGACTCGTTGCCGGGCGAACTCGACTCACCCTGTGCGAAACTCGTGTACCTCTATCTCTCGACGCGCGGCGAGGCGACCGTCGAACGGCTCCGGAAGGAACTGGACCTGGAGAAGATCACGCTGTTCAGCATCCTCGACACGCTCGCCAGCCGCGGGCTGGTGCGCGAGGAGTGCGGAACCTACCGCCCCGCATAA
- a CDS encoding segregation and condensation protein A, protein MTDEVGLEPDDEADPDDDVPLNIAGHEDREPPGSGGADADAVPGDSEAAAPGENGDDPAAVADLVADGDADDGEVEPVELLVQLAKDGEIDPWDIDIVAVTDKFLDRLDEVDLRTSGRALFYASVLLRMKGDDLLAEDEPEAEEPEPWEEPLDGGEAPPPGHDPVEGLEREMERRLDRKHARGTPETLDELVRELREAERETWWKESREYDTSDSPAGFQRGTQTLDYRSGDDMRVDDEPTQGEVTSNTHEEDIETVIEDVRATLTEQYEAGRDEVLYAEIQSAGGSRVKTFLALLFLSNRGQVRLQQDELFGDLWVQDPNADAASDGAVAD, encoded by the coding sequence ATGACTGACGAGGTCGGGCTGGAGCCGGACGACGAGGCCGACCCGGACGACGACGTCCCGCTGAACATCGCGGGCCACGAGGACCGCGAACCGCCCGGCTCGGGCGGCGCTGACGCCGACGCGGTCCCCGGAGACAGTGAGGCCGCCGCTCCCGGGGAGAACGGCGACGACCCCGCGGCAGTCGCCGACCTGGTGGCCGACGGCGACGCCGACGACGGGGAGGTCGAGCCGGTCGAACTGCTCGTCCAGCTCGCCAAGGACGGCGAGATAGACCCGTGGGACATCGACATCGTCGCCGTGACTGACAAGTTCCTCGACCGGCTGGACGAGGTGGACCTGCGGACCTCAGGGCGGGCGCTGTTCTACGCCAGCGTCCTCCTGCGGATGAAAGGCGACGACCTGCTCGCCGAGGACGAGCCGGAGGCGGAGGAGCCGGAGCCGTGGGAGGAACCGCTCGACGGCGGCGAGGCACCGCCGCCGGGCCACGACCCCGTCGAGGGGTTAGAGCGGGAGATGGAGCGCCGGCTGGACCGCAAGCACGCCCGCGGCACGCCGGAGACGCTTGATGAACTCGTCCGGGAACTCCGCGAGGCCGAGCGCGAGACGTGGTGGAAGGAGTCCCGCGAGTACGATACCAGCGACTCGCCCGCCGGCTTCCAGCGCGGCACGCAGACGCTGGACTACCGCTCGGGCGACGACATGCGCGTCGACGACGAGCCGACGCAGGGCGAGGTCACGAGCAACACCCACGAGGAGGACATCGAGACGGTCATCGAGGACGTGCGGGCGACCCTGACCGAGCAGTACGAGGCGGGTCGCGACGAAGTGCTGTACGCGGAGATACAGTCGGCCGGCGGGTCGCGCGTGAAGACGTTCCTCGCGCTGCTTTTCCTCTCGAACCGCGGCCAGGTCAGACTGCAGCAGGACGAACTGTTCGGCGACCTCTGGGTGCAGGACCCCAACGCCGACGCGGCGTCGGACGGAGCGGTCGCGGACTGA
- the smc gene encoding chromosome segregation protein SMC: protein MHIKELVLENFKSFGRKTRIPFYEDFTTVSGPNGSGKSNIIDAVLFALGLARARGIRAQKLTDLIYNPGYDDGESGASGPREASVTVVLDNADRTVDRPQVVNAAGSEDVGDVDEITIKRRVKETEDNYYSYYYLNGRSVNLSDIQNLLASAGVTPEGYNVVMQGDVTGIINMTPGERREIIDEIAGVAEFDAKKEDAFEELEVVEERVAETDLRIEEKEARLEQLADEREAALEYQSLRDEKEEYEGYLKAAELEDKRGDLTETREEIEAREAELSELRRALDEKQGAVVRLQEDLEDLNAEIERKGEDEQLRIKGEMEEIKGEISRLEDRIETAEEAVEDAENERREAFVEVDRKGEQVEDLESDIRETKLEKSSVKADIQERESEIEKLQAEIDAIDTEYDEVKAELQDRKEALEELKTEKNDRQREQDRLLDEARRRSNAISETEDDIDAARDRLPELQAELEDLEDELAKARKNEDSIAEVVDDLKREKRELQDDVDDVEDRLQAKQQEYAELEAKADESGDASYGRAVSTVLNADRDGVHGTVGQLGGVDERYATACETAAGGRLANVVVDDDGVGQDCIEYLKSRNAGRATFLPITEMHTRSLPSAPDDPGVVDFAYNLVDFADEYAGIFSYVLGDTLVVENIETARQYMGDYRLVTLSGELVEKSGAMTGGSKSGSRYSFTKTGKGQLERVAEAITDLQDERDSLREDLRDVEERLDDARDRKTDAADQVRSIESEIESTEAEYERVETEIAEMEDELDDLRAEREEVDERMTEIEGEIDETDEAIADVEEEIADLEAELADSRIPELTGEIEDLEAEIDDLEDRMGDLDADLNEYQLEKQYAEESIEELHETIEAAQNRKAEKEAAIEEYEAEIGEKEAELDEKREAVEELEAELAELKGDREELKADLREAREARDEQKEKVDGVETALSDLREREEQLEWEIEELEAEVDEYDPDEVPDHDEVEANIARLETEMEKLEPVNMLAIEEYDDVEADLDELKEGRETLVEERDGIRERIDSYEAQKKATFMDAFEDINEQFEEIFARLSSGTGTLHLENEDDPFDGGLTMKAQPADKPIQRLDAMSGGEKSLTALAFIFAIQRHNPAPFYALDEVDAFLDAANAERVGEMVDELAGDAQFVVVSHRSAMLDRSERAIGVTMQDDNISAVTGIDLSEGVPADD from the coding sequence ATGCACATCAAAGAGCTCGTCCTTGAGAACTTCAAGAGTTTCGGGCGGAAGACCCGGATCCCGTTTTACGAGGACTTCACGACCGTCAGCGGCCCGAACGGCTCCGGCAAGAGCAACATCATCGACGCGGTCCTGTTCGCGCTCGGCCTCGCCCGGGCGCGGGGCATCCGCGCACAGAAGCTCACGGACCTGATCTACAACCCCGGCTACGACGACGGCGAGTCCGGCGCGAGCGGCCCCCGCGAGGCCAGCGTCACCGTCGTACTGGACAACGCCGACCGGACCGTCGACCGGCCGCAGGTCGTCAACGCCGCCGGCAGCGAGGACGTCGGCGACGTCGACGAGATAACGATCAAGCGCCGCGTCAAGGAGACCGAGGACAACTACTACTCCTACTACTACCTCAACGGCCGCTCGGTCAACCTCTCGGACATCCAGAACCTGCTGGCCAGCGCCGGCGTCACGCCGGAGGGGTACAACGTCGTCATGCAGGGCGACGTCACCGGCATCATCAACATGACGCCGGGTGAGCGCCGCGAGATCATCGACGAGATCGCCGGCGTCGCCGAGTTCGACGCGAAGAAGGAGGACGCCTTCGAGGAGCTGGAGGTCGTCGAGGAGCGGGTCGCCGAGACCGACCTCCGCATCGAGGAGAAGGAGGCGCGGCTCGAACAGCTCGCCGACGAGCGGGAGGCCGCGCTGGAGTACCAGTCGCTCCGCGACGAGAAGGAGGAGTACGAGGGCTACCTCAAGGCCGCCGAGCTGGAGGACAAACGCGGCGACCTAACCGAGACCCGCGAGGAGATCGAGGCCCGCGAGGCCGAGCTTTCGGAGCTGCGCCGCGCCCTGGACGAGAAGCAGGGCGCGGTCGTCCGCCTCCAGGAGGACCTGGAGGATTTGAACGCCGAGATCGAGCGCAAGGGCGAGGACGAGCAGCTCCGGATCAAAGGCGAGATGGAGGAGATCAAAGGCGAGATCTCCCGGCTGGAGGACCGCATCGAGACGGCCGAGGAGGCCGTCGAGGACGCCGAGAACGAGCGCCGCGAGGCGTTCGTCGAGGTCGACCGCAAGGGCGAGCAGGTCGAGGACCTGGAGTCCGACATCCGCGAGACCAAACTGGAGAAGTCGTCGGTCAAGGCCGACATCCAGGAACGGGAAAGCGAGATCGAGAAGCTGCAGGCCGAGATCGACGCCATCGACACGGAGTACGACGAGGTCAAGGCCGAACTGCAGGACCGGAAGGAGGCGCTGGAGGAACTCAAGACCGAGAAGAACGACCGCCAGCGCGAGCAGGACCGTCTGCTCGACGAGGCGCGCCGGCGGTCGAACGCCATCAGCGAGACCGAGGACGACATCGACGCGGCGCGCGACCGGCTCCCCGAACTCCAGGCCGAACTGGAGGACCTGGAGGACGAACTCGCCAAGGCGCGCAAGAACGAGGACAGCATCGCCGAGGTGGTCGACGACCTGAAGCGGGAGAAGCGTGAACTGCAGGACGATGTCGACGACGTGGAGGACCGCCTGCAGGCGAAGCAACAGGAGTACGCCGAACTGGAGGCCAAGGCCGACGAGAGCGGCGACGCCTCCTACGGCCGGGCGGTGTCGACGGTGCTCAACGCCGACCGGGACGGCGTCCACGGCACCGTCGGCCAGCTCGGCGGCGTCGACGAGCGGTACGCGACGGCCTGCGAGACGGCGGCTGGCGGCCGGCTGGCGAACGTCGTCGTCGACGACGACGGCGTCGGCCAGGACTGCATCGAGTACCTCAAGAGCCGGAACGCGGGGCGTGCGACCTTCCTCCCCATCACGGAGATGCACACGCGCTCGCTCCCGTCGGCCCCCGACGACCCCGGCGTCGTCGACTTCGCGTACAACCTCGTCGACTTCGCCGACGAGTACGCGGGCATCTTCTCGTACGTGCTCGGCGACACGCTCGTCGTCGAGAACATCGAGACCGCCCGCCAGTACATGGGCGACTACCGCCTCGTGACGCTGTCGGGCGAACTCGTCGAGAAGAGTGGCGCGATGACCGGCGGCTCGAAGAGCGGCTCGCGCTACTCCTTTACGAAGACCGGGAAGGGCCAGCTCGAACGGGTCGCCGAGGCGATCACCGACCTGCAGGACGAGCGCGACTCGCTGCGCGAGGACCTCCGGGACGTCGAGGAGCGCCTCGACGACGCCCGCGACCGGAAGACCGACGCCGCCGACCAGGTGCGCTCGATCGAGTCCGAGATCGAGTCGACCGAGGCCGAGTACGAGCGCGTCGAGACGGAGATCGCGGAGATGGAGGACGAGCTCGACGACCTGCGCGCCGAGCGCGAGGAGGTCGACGAGCGGATGACCGAGATCGAAGGGGAGATCGACGAGACCGACGAGGCGATCGCCGACGTGGAGGAGGAGATCGCCGACCTCGAAGCCGAACTCGCCGACTCCCGGATCCCCGAGCTCACGGGGGAGATCGAGGACCTCGAGGCCGAGATAGACGACCTGGAGGACCGCATGGGCGACCTCGACGCCGACCTGAACGAGTACCAGCTGGAGAAGCAGTACGCCGAGGAGTCGATCGAGGAGCTCCACGAGACGATCGAGGCGGCCCAGAACCGCAAGGCCGAGAAGGAGGCCGCTATCGAGGAGTACGAGGCCGAAATCGGCGAGAAGGAGGCCGAACTCGACGAGAAGCGCGAGGCCGTCGAGGAGCTGGAAGCGGAGCTGGCGGAGCTGAAGGGGGACCGCGAGGAGCTGAAAGCCGACCTCCGCGAGGCCCGCGAGGCCCGCGACGAACAGAAGGAGAAGGTCGACGGCGTCGAGACGGCGCTGTCGGACCTGCGCGAGCGCGAGGAGCAGTTGGAGTGGGAGATAGAGGAGCTGGAGGCGGAGGTCGACGAGTACGACCCCGACGAGGTGCCCGACCACGACGAGGTCGAGGCCAACATCGCGCGCCTCGAAACCGAGATGGAGAAGCTCGAGCCCGTCAACATGCTCGCCATCGAGGAGTACGACGACGTGGAGGCGGACCTCGACGAGCTGAAGGAGGGACGCGAGACCCTGGTCGAGGAGCGCGACGGCATCCGCGAGCGCATCGACTCCTACGAGGCCCAGAAGAAGGCGACGTTCATGGACGCGTTCGAGGACATCAACGAGCAGTTCGAGGAGATATTCGCGCGGCTCTCCTCGGGGACGGGGACGCTCCACCTGGAGAACGAGGACGACCCGTTCGACGGGGGCCTGACGATGAAGGCCCAGCCCGCCGACAAGCCGATCCAGCGGCTCGACGCGATGTCCGGCGGCGAGAAGTCCCTGACAGCGCTCGCCTTTATTTTCGCCATCCAGCGGCACAACCCCGCGCCGTTCTACGCGCTGGACGAGGTCGACGCGTTCCTGGACGCCGCCAACGCCGAGCGCGTCGGCGAGATGGTCGACGAACTGGCGGGCGACGCCCAGTTCGTCGTCGTCTCGCACCGCTCGGCGATGCTCGACCGCTCGGAGCGCGCCATCGGCGTGACGATGCAGGACGACAACATCAGCGCGGTGACGGGCATCGACCTGAGCGAGGGGGTGCCCGCGGATGACTGA
- a CDS encoding DUF7518 family protein: protein MTGNRVEELEATVAELESTVEGLTEELVEAKERIRVLESELDAETPSRAATPRTTDDGAAEEATPDDVAEAASEAAKADDPQEGDEDADDSDLGDDIIVA from the coding sequence ATGACCGGCAACAGGGTCGAGGAGCTCGAGGCGACGGTCGCGGAACTGGAGTCCACCGTCGAGGGACTCACCGAGGAACTGGTCGAGGCGAAGGAACGCATCCGCGTGCTGGAGTCGGAACTGGACGCCGAGACGCCGTCCCGCGCGGCGACTCCCCGGACCACGGACGACGGCGCGGCCGAGGAAGCGACGCCCGACGACGTCGCGGAGGCGGCGTCCGAAGCGGCTAAGGCCGACGACCCCCAGGAGGGGGACGAAGACGCGGACGACTCCGATCTCGGCGACGACATCATCGTCGCGTAA
- a CDS encoding GNAT family N-acetyltransferase, which produces MPGPVFLEGETVTLRPIERDDMEFVQRAMNDPAVWRPSLSIKPMNDELAAEFFEEVLTTEGDVHCLVCHDDEPVGHVSLSESRYGPTETARARSAELAYWIVPEHQGLGYGSDAAGRMVEYAFTDRNLRRVSAYPGSFNEGSIALLESLGFEHEGTQREAAWYRGEYHDALCYGLLRSEWRADG; this is translated from the coding sequence ATGCCCGGCCCGGTGTTTCTGGAGGGGGAGACGGTGACGCTCCGCCCGATCGAACGGGACGACATGGAATTCGTCCAGCGAGCGATGAACGACCCCGCCGTCTGGCGGCCGTCGCTCAGCATCAAACCGATGAACGACGAACTCGCCGCGGAGTTCTTCGAGGAGGTCCTCACCACCGAGGGGGACGTCCACTGCCTGGTCTGTCACGACGACGAACCCGTCGGGCACGTCTCGCTGTCGGAGTCCCGATACGGCCCCACCGAGACGGCCCGGGCCCGGTCCGCGGAACTGGCGTACTGGATCGTGCCCGAACACCAGGGACTGGGGTACGGGTCCGACGCCGCCGGCCGGATGGTCGAGTACGCCTTCACGGACCGCAACCTCCGGCGCGTGAGCGCGTACCCCGGGAGCTTCAACGAGGGCTCGATCGCCTTGCTGGAGTCGCTGGGGTTCGAGCACGAGGGAACGCAGCGCGAGGCCGCGTGGTACCGCGGCGAGTATCACGACGCGCTCTGTTACGGGCTCCTCCGGTCGGAGTGGCGGGCCGACGGGTAG
- the gatB gene encoding Asp-tRNA(Asn)/Glu-tRNA(Gln) amidotransferase subunit GatB yields the protein MTAQAAQQADLATVIGLEVHVQLETETKIFCGCSTDAADAEPNSLTCPVCLGLPGALPVLNEAAVEAAVKVGKAIDATIPEETAFHRKNYYYPDLPKNFQITQYDDPICQDGELTFTVGDDRRTVGIRRAHLEEDPGSLQHVGGSIDTADHTRVDYNRAGTPLLEIVTEPDFRGAGEVRSFLAKLEEVLEYLSVFDSTRDGSLRIDANLSLVPAAEVDDEGAIDEAALDDANRTEVKNITSHKGAEKALAYEETRQKNAVERGREVEQETRHWDESRGVTVSMRSKEEEKDYRYFREEDLPPLRVADWKERISIPELPDARRERFREEYGLSGEAASKLTSTKQVADFYEDLAGEFDPDLAATWVADNLLGELNYRDMAITDVDGRLDEIRRLVELVADDEITAKNARETVLRRMLDEGEDPDAVVESEGLGKTGEDEVRGAVVAAIDDNPDAVADYRDGDDGALNFLVGQVMGATGGSADPGTVNELLREELDG from the coding sequence ATGACCGCACAGGCAGCCCAGCAGGCGGACCTCGCGACCGTCATCGGCCTGGAGGTCCACGTCCAGCTGGAGACGGAGACGAAGATCTTCTGTGGCTGTTCGACGGACGCGGCGGACGCGGAGCCGAACTCCCTGACCTGCCCCGTCTGTCTCGGCCTCCCGGGGGCGCTCCCGGTGCTGAACGAGGCGGCCGTCGAGGCCGCGGTGAAGGTGGGGAAGGCCATCGACGCAACCATCCCGGAGGAGACGGCGTTCCACCGGAAGAACTACTACTACCCCGACCTGCCGAAGAACTTCCAGATCACCCAGTACGACGACCCGATCTGCCAGGACGGGGAGCTGACGTTTACGGTCGGCGACGACCGCCGGACGGTCGGCATCCGGCGCGCCCACCTGGAGGAGGACCCGGGGAGCCTCCAGCACGTCGGCGGCAGCATCGACACGGCCGACCACACGCGGGTCGACTACAACCGCGCGGGGACGCCGCTTCTGGAGATCGTCACCGAACCGGACTTCCGCGGCGCGGGCGAGGTGCGGTCGTTCCTCGCCAAACTGGAGGAGGTCCTGGAGTACCTCAGCGTGTTCGACAGCACGCGCGACGGGAGCCTCCGCATCGACGCCAACCTGAGCCTCGTGCCCGCGGCTGAGGTCGACGACGAGGGTGCGATAGACGAGGCCGCCCTCGACGACGCCAACCGCACCGAGGTCAAGAACATCACCAGCCACAAGGGCGCGGAGAAGGCGCTGGCCTACGAGGAGACCCGGCAGAAAAACGCCGTCGAGCGCGGCCGCGAGGTCGAACAGGAGACGCGCCACTGGGACGAGTCCCGCGGCGTCACCGTCTCGATGCGCTCGAAGGAGGAGGAGAAGGACTACCGCTACTTCCGCGAGGAGGACCTGCCGCCGCTGCGGGTCGCCGACTGGAAGGAGCGCATCTCCATCCCGGAACTGCCCGACGCCCGGCGCGAGCGGTTCCGCGAGGAGTACGGCCTGAGCGGGGAGGCCGCCTCGAAGCTCACCTCCACGAAGCAGGTCGCGGACTTCTACGAGGACCTGGCCGGCGAGTTCGACCCGGACCTAGCGGCGACGTGGGTCGCCGACAACCTGCTGGGCGAACTCAACTACCGCGACATGGCGATCACCGACGTGGACGGCCGGCTGGACGAGATCCGCCGGCTCGTCGAACTGGTCGCCGACGACGAGATCACCGCCAAGAACGCCCGCGAGACGGTGCTCCGACGGATGCTGGACGAGGGCGAGGACCCCGACGCGGTCGTCGAGAGCGAGGGGCTCGGCAAGACCGGCGAGGACGAGGTGCGGGGGGCGGTCGTCGCCGCGATAGACGACAACCCCGACGCGGTGGCGGACTACCGCGACGGCGACGACGGCGCGCTCAACTTCCTCGTCGGGCAGGTGATGGGCGCGACCGGCGGGAGCGCCGACCCCGGCACCGTCAACGAACTGCTCCGCGAGGAACTGGACGGCTGA